The window tgaaaatacaGTACGCGTGCAAGTGTGTCAAACTTCAATATATACTCGATCTTACAGAGATAAGCAACACGGGGGTTCTCTGGCTCAATCTCATTGGCCACACGCAGGATAGGGGCAATGAAATCAAGAGATGACGGCACAGTCTCACTGTCCACGGCGGTGTTCTCGTCACCGGCCTCCACCGTGGAGGCCATTTTTGTCATCCTCCTCGACAAAGATCTTTGCAGGCCCACATCTTTGGTCCCACTTGAACTCGCCATATTAACACGCTACCAGTAAAAATcttctctttttcttctttttccttcTGAAACTTACTGAACCATCAAAACCCGTTTGAATTTCCCCAGATAAAGCGTAAAAGAACATGTTAATTGGTGTGTGtataatatatacacacaatAAAGAAAGGGGTACACAGAGATGGATACTTTGGAGCAGCAGTGGGgcaaaatctttatttttcctACTGGGTTTCTCtaggaagaagaaaagaatgTAGGAAGGGACGGTGTGTGAAGAAAACTGTCTGATTTGTTTGTTGTCCGGGGTGCTTTACACTTTGCTTTAGTCATGTTTAAGCGGGGAGCAAGTGGGGTATCGCTCGCTTTAAAACTTCGTTTGAATCATGTGTGCGAATCGCACTTCAGTTTGTGGCTTTGGTAAGAGGAAAGTGAAATTCTGAGGGAGAATCTCACGACTTTATAACCATTTTTACTACATTTTTTTTCTCCTCCTCTCAACAGTTCATGGATCAAAAGTTATaagtaattaataataaaaaaatctcaacCCGCCGTTCCACCTGACCGGCAGAGGGTTGGCATGTGACCAGCACGAGTCGTTTTTAAATGGGTTGAGAATATTTCTACCCGAATCACTTAAATTTGTTGGTGGATTGAGTAATCAAATAGACACAATTCGAATTGAcaaatctaataaaaaaaatatttgatctaAACGAGAAAGAGCGATGTCCGAGCTTGAAAGAGAGtaaaaaattgagaaattagGACAATACTGATTTATTCATTTTCAATACTAACCTATTTATTATACAATCAtacaataaaattttgtctTCCTAATATAACATACAAGTCATACCAAAGTTAACGGATTGCTTGACTAAATAATATTCACCAATTGAAAAGGTACGAGATATCTAACGACTAAATTGGTTGATATTCAATCTCGTATAGTTACACGAGGCAACGACTAAAACCTCTGGTCAATGTCATTGGATTGTGGTAATTGATTTGTATTATACTTGAAAGAAAATACAATTTATAAGTTTtgtgtaaaaataatattatactaACGATCGAGCACGTAGAAAATACAATTTATaagttttgtataaaaataatattatactaACTATCGTGCACGTACATTATATGTGAATAATGAGACATGAATTGGATATATGATGAGAACAAAAAAATTGATCTTGAAAAGGGGGAAAAAGGGGTATGATGGGGTTAGGTCGACGCTGGCTGTAAGGACACTGCCCTGAACCAACCGATGGATGACACATGACAAGTATTTCAATCATGGATTGGATTCGAGCAGGTTGgtcaaacaaaaaattaaaaaaaaaaaccattgacACATGAAAAAATGTGAATGGTTCAAAGCAATGTCCACGAAGATAGTATCGAATGAACGGTATGATGGCATAATGGCGATTAAAGAAACGATGAATTACATGAATTTCAATTCCATACTTTATTTATTCAAGCAAATCCAATAGTTCTTTGGATGAATTGCGATTGGGCTACATATTTGTCGGCCCAACTTagtaatgttaaaaaaaaattgttttactttatttaaatatttccaaaaaaaaactttattacAATATACATACTATATATTAATCTGACGGTCAATAtgtcaaaatacaaaatatcaaaCACATTACTTATAAAAACAagaggaagttggtgaaaaatccccaatcaaaacatttttttgggttcactccctacccacaaaattgtggtacacttcgtgtggaaatgtggtacacttcatgtggaaatgtgatactaaaaaagtacccagggactgaaaaaaaaaagacggctggggactgaaggccaatttctcgtaaaaagaaaatatttatagtATATTATCATTGATTCGACTAATTTGTGAATGATATGATATCCAAACGACAAAGAAATTCGATTTGAACAAGAGAAACAAAACTGATGGGTTATGatcctttttaaaataattaattctaataaaaaaatttaaattggaattcaaatatatttaattaaatgttaGGATCATTAATTCGAGGTGATCAAGCCCAGAAAAGATctcataaattcttaaactcAAACAATCATTTTATCTTTGTACTCGAACGTCCGAATGTTTACATCACGTACTCTTCGACGTCTCTGACTCTTTACTTGCGACACAGGTGACAATCAATTACGTACATTTCTTTTTTGCCTTCACAAAAACGATAGTTGCGCGTTCGAACTCTACTATCCATTCTTCACCTGGATTTTATAATTCAGGTTGCGTTTTTATTTGGCTACATCAAAAACATAATCATGTTTcgtaatcttttttttttaaaaaatctatcgCGTTATGTAATTTTACTAATTAAGTATATTTTCccgaaatattttttgtgaaaaaccaaaaacaagactgatactcacgggaaatttagggtccgattccggcgagtgtcactaatccagacgcaggttttgaaataatcctgagcctgaaatcacacatgagaccgttagaagggggccaggagggtatcctggcgtagcccctccgacgctcaaatcagagactgaggatatatgaggggagcagctaagggcgctgctgaaaacaatatagtgaatgctaaatcatacgctcaaacctggtatttataagaGAATACCTGGACtgctcatgggcccttcacctgtgggctctAGAGATGTgccgggagtttgggcctgatcttgatgggttcattgctggggtatcaccagtctccccctcccgagtcgaactgaatcgtaggttcaaagttcgattaattatGCTGTTCTCGGGTTATCGGGTGCGAGTTGTGCATTTTCTTCCCACCATCTATCAGTCTCCAAAAATTTGGAAACAAATCAAGTCGCGATTCTGCAGCTCTCTCCCGCCTACGCTCAATGCGCTTGCTTCATCACCCTGCCCACACCTCGCCCGAGCGCGCACCTCCCTTGCTCGGCCGCCCACGCATCCTACGCCCTCGCCTGCCAGCCGACAGTATCGAAGCCTCGCCTGCTGGCCCACGCCGAGCCCTCGCCGTGAGCGCCTACTCTCCAGCTCGAGACCTTGCCTGCTCGCCCGCACCGTGCCACGCTCGCCtgtgccgcgcccgagcgctcCCCCACGCCGCGTGCTCGCCCGTGCCGTGCTGTGCCGTGCCGCGCTCGCCCCACGTCGTGCCACGCTCGCCCCTCGCCGTGATCCGCGCTCGTCCCTCGCTTGCTCGCTCGTCGCTTGCTCGCCCACGCCGTGCCACGCTCGCCCCTCGCCTGTGCCGCGCTCGCGCCCGAGTGCTGGCATCGCCCATCCTCGTCCAGTACGTTGAGAATTTTGATATATGCCCTTGCGAAGGGTTGTGTGATTTCTGAATAGCTTTTGGGGGCGTTGCCCCCAAACCCCCACGACCTGACCGGTCAGGTCGATCCCCGTAATTGTCGCAGCGGCAAACATTGTTCGTTAACGACAAacgaaataaaattttctcacaCAGTATGCCTTCGTCGCCCCCATCTTCCAAGTCCTCTACTAAGCTTTTGAAGGGAAATAGTTTCCACTTCCCCGTGCCCTTGACTTCTCTGCCAAAATAgttcttagcaggaaaaataaaatttcaacatcCTCACCATCTACCTCCTCTGCTAGGctataccttagcaggaaaataaaactctcacctcatcatctcgtaactcctctgctaagcagggccttagcaggaaaataaagattatccaccatcaccctctaactcatctgctaggcgacgcattagcagaaaaataaatattctccACCTtcatcctctaactcctctgccaGGCGACGTCTTAGCAGGCAAATAAAGATTCTCCACCCTCactctctaactcctctgctaggcggcgccttagtaggaaaataaaatttttctccgtcactctgctcctctactaggcgacaccatagtaggaaaatttaatttctctccTGCCCGCTGCTCCTCTACcaggcgatgtcttagcaggaaaataagattcaacacctccaccctctaactcctctgctaggtgacaccttagcaggaaagtaaaaattccacacctcatcctctaactcctctgctaggcgttgccttagcaggaaaataaaaattcaacccctCCACCTTCTAACTCCTCCACTAGGCGCTGCCTTAGTAggataataaattttttctcatgcacgctgctcctctactaggcgatgccttagcaggaaaataaaaattcaaccccACCACCTTcaaactcctctactaggcgatgccttagtaggaaaatgaaatttttctcctgccttctgctcctctactaggaaatgccttagtagaaaaataagattcaacacctccaccctctaactcctctgctaggtgacaccttagcaggaaagtaaaaattccacaccccatcctctaactcctctgctaggcgatgccttagcaggaaaataaaaattcaacccctccaccttctaactcctctactaggcgatgccttagtaggaaaatttaatttttctcctacactctgctcctctactaggcgatgccttagtaggaaaatgaaatttttctcctgccctctgctcctctactaggccatgccttagtaggaaaatgaaatttttctcctgccctctgctcctctactaggcaatgccttagtaggaaaataagattcaacacctccaccctctaactcctctgctaggtgacaccttagcaggaaagtaaaaattccacaccccatcctctaactcctctgctaggcgatgccttagcaggaaaataaaaattcaacccctccaccttctaactcctctactaggcgatgccttagtagaaaaatttaatttttctcctgcacgctgctcctctactaggcgatgccttagtaggaaaatgaaatttttctcctgccctctgctcctctactaggccatgccttagtaggaaaatgaaatttttctcctgccctctgctcctctactaggcaatgccttagtaggaaaataagattcaacacatccaccctctaactcctctgctaggtgataccttagcaggaaagtaaaaattccacaccccatcctctaactcctctgctaggcgatgccttagcaggaaaataaaaattcaacccctccaccctctaactcctctactaggcgatgccttagtagaaaaataaaatttacttctcctcctccactctgctcctctgctaggcgatgccttagcaggaaaataaaatttctctcCCCCCAACTCTGCTTTtttgctaggcgatgccttagcaggaaaaataaaGCTTCAACCTTCCCACCCCTGACTCCTATACTAGGATCAgcctaagtaggtaaaatttaattcatatcATCCTCATAATATAACATCCACGAACTTAATATAAAAACTCggctttattaaatttcaactgaTAACGTAAGACAGATTCAGAAACGAAATATACCAAAAATAAAGTCAAGATTAATATTCTCTAAGGTGGTAAGCGTTCCCGGGCCTCTTTAGAGCCTTACCTAGCGCATTCTCCAACTTTCCTCTCTGCTCCTCTTGTACCTCCACAGGACAAAGTTACCCACTTAGAAGCTTCTCCGAATGACTCTACAACTGTAAGACTGAGCTTAAGCTTCCATGCGAATGCTTGCGAcctctcttttcttcttccttcaCGATTCTTTCATAACACTGACGCGCGACCTTCTGGTCCTCGCACAAGACTCCAACCCCCTTCCCCACAGGAAACTTCAGCTTCTGATGATATATGGACGCTACTGCTCTGAAATCCTTTAGGGCTGGTCGCCCCAGAATTCCATTGTAAGCGGATGGGGTGTCCACCACGGTAAATGTCATCATCTTTGTTATACGCAGAGGTTCGTGTCCCAAAGATAGAGGGATGAACATCTGACCCAAAGGCAGAATGGCGTGTTCTGCAAACCCATACAGCGGGGTGGAGACcggctcaaactcaaatccCTCCACCTTCATTTGATCCAACGTGCTTTTGAACAAGACGTTCAcggagcttccattatcaataaatatcctCGCCACATCATAATTGGCAATGGTGGCCGTTACCACTAAGGCATCGTTATGTGGAGTCACAACACCTCGGAGGTCTTCCGGCCCAAAGCTGAGGGCGGGGTCTTGTGGTAAGTTTGCACCCCCTAGATATCTCAACGTTCTCCAGCCTTCTCCCACGTGCCTTCCGAGCTCGCCccgagtctccatcagtagcaccccccgagatcatatgaatcattcctctcgtaGGGTGGTTATCCTCATTCATTCCCCTCATCGGTTCGACGGGCTCCTGAGGGACATCTTGACATCGACCTTCCCCTCTCTGCTCCCCGATCCTCTGATTTATCCATGGAGGGCCTTAACCACGCCTAGGGGACGAGCGAGACCTCTGTCAACTCCTGGATGAGGATCCTTCTCGTTTATCCCACGAAGGCAATCTAGCACTGCACTCAACCCTTTGCGACTTCTCCCACCTCCCCTCGGACTCCCTCACTTCCATCACCTTGTCCCGACTCCCATCCAGAGAAACATgggatgagaattgtcctctgCTCCTAGCCTTATCATCCTCCCTCTCGGCCGCGCCTCGCTTCCTACTTCCTCTTTCCGCTCCCTCAACTCTACTTCTCCCAGGTCGCTGCTCCATCCTCTTATGCCGTTGGGCATCTTcgagatttacatatttttccgcCCGAGATAACAGATCATCATAACTTGATGAAGGTTTCTTCACTAACGATTTAAAGAACTCTTCTCCTCTAAGTCCCTgggtaaaggcacttatcatgatgtcaggaGTGGCCGCTGGTATCTCCAACGCTGCGTTgttgaaacgctggacaaaCTCTCGCAAAGTTTCAGCTTCTTGTTGTTTCACCACAAACAGGCTCGAATAgtttttttggtgttttttgctgctagcgaatctgtgcaagaaagcagcggaaaaatcctcgaaagatcgtatggagttgggctgcaaggtgttaaaccattgctgggctgacctcaccaacgttcccagaaacaccctgcacTTGACCCCATCTGAATATTGATGTAACAGGGCCGCATTCTCAAACttccccaagtgttcctcggggTCAGTATGTCCATCGTACTCACCCACATTCGACTGTCGAAAATCTGGAGGAAGCCCTTCTTCTAAAATGGCTAGTGAAAAAGGACTTCATCTCTTGGGTGCCGGCGCTCTGCTTCTCAACTGCTGTCTCAACATCTGTATTTCCTTCCACATTTCTcccatctcactaatctccccCCTTTGGTGGGGCTGTGGCTCTTCAACCCTGCTCTGGTGGCCCTCAGCATCTTCCTCACGCTCCTGACGGGCTGCCTGTTCCTCTACAAACACAGCCTCTTGATTCcttttcatggcctcatccactgtccGGGCGATAAATTGGCCCAGCTgttccagggtcaagttccccacgttCTCATTAGGACGGGTTTGTTCGACCCTTGTAtcgtgaaggggctgctcggCTCTTTtctcttgacgaggttgttcctgtctcgtctCCACATGAGATGATTCGGGTTCCctctgaggacgcgatgatgctgaggtagctcttctacttcctttcttgcctaccatctctacgtctcaactcaagatttcccacagacggcgccaagtgatactcacgggaaatttagggtccgattccggcgagtgtcactaatccagacgcaggttttgaaataatcctgagcctgaaatcacaaatgagaccgttagaagggggccaggagggtatcctggcgtagcccctccgacgctcaagtcagagactgaggatatatgaggggagcagctaagggcgctgctgaaaacaatatagtgaatgctaaatcatacgctcaaacctggtatttataggagaatacctggactgctcatgggcccttcacctgtgggctctagagatgggccgggagtttgggcctgatcCTGATGGGTTCATCGCTGGGATATCAAAGACTAAGATGTGCTGATTGTAAGAAAATTTGCACAGATTGCgattaaataaattaaccaAACACATGGTGTTTGGGACTAAAATAACGAGTGAAGACAACTTATCGAAATCTGGCTATGTGTCAGGTAGGATTTATTGTCCATTCGACAGGAATGTAATTGATATTGggatttgacaaaaacttgattaagacgatctcacagatcgtattttggGATACGGTCTCacaagtcgtattttgtgagacggatctcttatttggatcatccatgaaaaaaatattactttttatgctgagaatattattttttattgtgaatatcggtagggttgacccgtctcacagataaagattcgtgagaccgtctcacaaaatacctaCTCAGTGGGTTTTTGGgaattttattagaaattggattatatatatataataaaaaatcgaatattttttgtaatttgacaGGCTATTTTCGATGCATAAAATATGTGACAATATACCAAAATTAATCACCATAAGacattcatattttataatatagacAGTGTGTatacatttattatttattactattattattattattattattattattttcctcTTAATTGATGTAATAAGTAATAAGATAGGGTAGGCGATAAGATCATGCGATCCCTAGTGCTGATTAGATCCAACGTACGTACGGATCTGCTTCTCGAAAAACGAGGTAGATCAATAAATACAAACAACGTACAACAAAGCCAAATATTGAAAAGACCAGCGGACATTGACTTATAATTAATTAGGGTTAGTGGAATAATTATGGATCATCCAACAAGTCATTATTCAATTCACGGGGTTTGCTTTTAACCAAAATTTGCGTGCTAACATTAAAATCAGATATTAAATGCAtcattaattgtttttttctctTCATATTTTTACTACCACAACGTCAAATTAATATCACAAAATCATGATCAACGAGCTCACCAACATTCATCTTTTGTGTATCGAAATACACGAAAAAATGTCGTTTCAGATAAGACAACACTCgtaaatttttgaaaacaaatctTCTCATTCAGTTATGTATGCCATTTTCGTTTTCTTTATGTTAGACAATATAACATACACAAATCTTTTGCGAAACGGTtttacgagtcaattttgtgagacatctATTCTATTTATgtcactcataaaaaaatattatttattattgtacaGATGAGAAAAATTGAATAGATCAtggataaaaatatatcatatcgtctcacaagagacgtaCTATGTAACATATTATTAcgatcaaataaattaaaataacgtAGACccgaaattataaattatatttgaaaaccATATTAGTTATCCTATGTAGGTATGATTGATGTCCTATATAAATGTAACTCCCCTCACATGTAATAGTGTTTGTTTATTCACTTTAAGTTGTGTTGATTTAATGTATGAGGCTGCCGGTTTTCTTTATGAATGGGAAAAAGGCTAATGCGTAGGGCTTCGTTGGAAAATATTGGTTGCAACTATTAACTAATTTAATGTGATCTAAGTAGGATTGATATATACGACTCGAAGGCTATTTTTTCAGCCTAGTAATGACGATTATTACATTTTTTGGGTACACAAGGCAATCACTTTAGACTATTTTTTGAGGAACGCGAGAACTTGTATGAGACATCACGCGGATCAATTTATGAAACGTATTTCCAACTCGACCCGGTTCATGTAAAATGttatctttttttattaaaagtattaattttcatCGTATATATGGATTAGATTGACCAATCTTACGGATAACAATTTGTGAAACTATCTCATAATTATAATGTTATTTCCCTCAAAATTTTGGTAATAATTTACCAAGTTTGGGACATCGAGTGGGACAGATAGGATATTTTAtctctttaaattaaaattttgttagatagtatatgttaaaatattaatattcatttggaagttctatttttaaaatctcTTTATTTTAACACAGTATGTACAAATTCTTGTTGAAATTTATGAATCTCTTGTATTCGCTAGGGAAATTTGAACCTACCATAAACCTAAATTTGCATTTTGGGgtggatatatatttttttcaatatgaGATCCACTAAAAAATTTACGAGGTAATAAGCAAAATAACATCGgtcaaacatttttttaaaaaaaacaataacatTATCATATTTAGTCGAAAACACTTAAATACATATTTGAGGATGATcatctttcaaaaataaaatttgaccaAAGTTATTCTCCGATTTCTTAGAAAATACGATCATCATATGATAAATATTCACATTTAAATATACTATTCATTTGTACGNACTgagatattttcataaaactcgACACGCCATGGCCTACGGGCAGTTTAAGTGATATTTAATATcacattatataaattttattaaaataatatttatttcgtTATATAAATAGTTAATTTACAATTTTGGGCAGCTTGTTATAAACAAactgataaaatttaattttatattgaattattactagattcaaatttttttttttatcgatgaGGAAATTCCTCCAACTAATCTCCATTTGCACTCTCGTTTTTCCAAATATGGAAGATCGCTGCTGAACATTTAGGCATAGTTTGatacacatgataggataaacatgttata of the Primulina huaijiensis isolate GDHJ02 chromosome 1, ASM1229523v2, whole genome shotgun sequence genome contains:
- the LOC140970994 gene encoding uncharacterized protein translates to METRGELGRHVGEGWRTLRYLGGANLPQDPALSFGPEDLRGVVTPHNDALVVTATIANYDVARIFIDNGSSVNVLFKSTLDQMKVEGFEFEPVSTPLYGFAEHAILPLGQMFIPLSLGHEPLRITKMMTFTVVDTPSAYNGILGRPALKDFRAVASIYHQKLKFPVGKGVGVLCEDQKVARQCYERIVKEEEKRGRKHSHGSLSSVLQL